The Oxobacter pfennigii genome has a window encoding:
- a CDS encoding ABC transporter ATP-binding protein: MLKLFKYLKPYWVIALLAPLLMFLEVAVDLMQPALMAEIIDIGVKNHDLSFILNTSIKMMLLTIVGVVGGIGCTVASSIASQNFGADLRLDLFKKVQGYSFANLDKFKTSSLITRLTNDVMQIQMMVLMMMRVMVRTPLLCIGGIVMAVSLNAKLASILLIAMPVLIIALYVVLKRGFPLFSQVQKKLDKVNSVIQENLSGIRVVKAYVRAEREKERFKEANADLRNITVMATSRTMVTIMPIMMLTMNLSIIAVLWFGGMFVNTGSMMVGQIMAFINYLTQILFSLLMIAFTLMMFSRAKASADRLNEVLNTEIDITDNPDAADAVIEKGRVEFKNVSFKYEGAGGAPVLQNVSFVAEPGETVAILGSTGAGKSTLVNLIPRLYDATEGSVLVDGIDVKDRKIETLRQGIGMVLQDSILFSGSIKDNIKWGKENATDEEIIEASKAAQAHDYITGFTEGYETGLGQRGVNLSGGQKQRLAIARALVKKPKILILDDSTSAVDMGTESRIQKALKELISDTTCFIIAQRISSVIDADKIVVLEDGCVEAIGTHGELLKKSKVYRDIYRSQLREDEEVAVNV; the protein is encoded by the coding sequence ATGCTTAAGCTGTTTAAATATTTAAAACCTTACTGGGTTATTGCTCTTTTAGCACCCCTTTTGATGTTTTTGGAGGTTGCCGTTGATCTTATGCAGCCTGCTCTTATGGCTGAAATAATAGACATTGGGGTTAAAAATCATGATTTATCCTTTATATTGAATACCAGTATAAAAATGATGCTGCTGACAATTGTCGGAGTGGTAGGAGGTATTGGATGTACTGTTGCATCCAGTATCGCAAGTCAGAATTTCGGGGCGGATTTAAGGCTGGATTTATTTAAAAAGGTACAGGGATATTCCTTTGCAAATCTTGATAAATTCAAGACTTCATCTCTCATAACCAGACTGACTAATGATGTTATGCAGATACAAATGATGGTATTGATGATGATGAGGGTAATGGTGCGTACTCCCCTTTTATGCATAGGAGGCATAGTTATGGCAGTGTCTCTTAATGCGAAACTGGCGTCTATTCTTTTAATAGCAATGCCGGTACTTATAATAGCTCTTTATGTAGTGCTGAAAAGAGGATTTCCTCTCTTTTCCCAAGTACAAAAAAAGCTGGATAAGGTTAATTCAGTCATTCAGGAAAACCTGTCTGGCATAAGAGTGGTAAAAGCCTATGTGAGGGCCGAAAGGGAAAAAGAAAGGTTTAAAGAAGCAAATGCGGATTTGAGAAATATTACTGTTATGGCTACTTCGAGGACTATGGTAACCATAATGCCTATAATGATGCTGACCATGAATTTAAGCATAATAGCTGTTTTGTGGTTTGGAGGAATGTTTGTCAATACGGGCTCTATGATGGTAGGGCAGATAATGGCATTTATAAATTATCTGACACAGATATTATTCTCGCTTTTAATGATAGCTTTCACTCTCATGATGTTCTCCCGTGCCAAAGCATCGGCTGACCGCTTAAATGAGGTATTGAATACGGAAATCGATATAACAGATAATCCGGATGCAGCAGATGCTGTTATAGAGAAGGGACGTGTGGAATTTAAAAACGTATCCTTTAAGTATGAGGGGGCGGGGGGAGCTCCCGTACTTCAGAACGTTTCCTTTGTTGCAGAACCCGGGGAAACCGTGGCTATTTTAGGCTCAACGGGAGCAGGAAAATCCACCTTGGTAAATTTGATTCCCCGCCTTTATGATGCAACTGAAGGAAGTGTTTTAGTAGATGGAATTGATGTAAAGGATAGGAAGATTGAAACCTTAAGGCAAGGTATAGGAATGGTGCTTCAGGATTCCATACTGTTCTCAGGCTCCATTAAGGACAATATAAAATGGGGGAAGGAGAATGCCACAGACGAGGAAATAATTGAGGCTTCAAAGGCTGCCCAGGCACATGATTATATTACGGGCTTTACAGAAGGTTATGAAACAGGATTGGGTCAAAGAGGGGTTAACCTATCAGGCGGGCAGAAGCAAAGGCTGGCTATCGCCAGGGCTTTGGTTAAAAAGCCTAAAATACTTATATTGGATGACAGCACCAGTGCTGTTGATATGGGTACCGAATCCAGAATTCAAAAGGCATTAAAGGAGCTAATTTCTGACACCACTTGCTTCA